The sequence below is a genomic window from Bradyrhizobium septentrionale.
CGCGTCGGCCAACGACTCCAGCCAGCTGCTGCACAATTATTTCGGCTGCGTGCTGGTGTTCTGGTGCTATTTCGGCCCGGAGGCCAGGCTGCAGGCGGCGCCGCGGCGGGCGTTCACCAGACTGCGTGCGAGTGAGGCGTGAGTGCATTGACCGACAGGCTGGACCGCGTGGCGGCCCAAAGGCGGGTCGCCGGCGCCGTGCGCGGATCGCTCCGCCGGCTGCGGCGCGCCGGGGGCAATGTCGCGCTCGGCCTGGTCGATCAGGCGCTGCTCAGCGGCTCGGCCTTCGTGCTGACAATCGTGCTCGCCAATGTGCTCGATGTCAGTTCGTTCGGCAGCTTCAGCGTCGCCTGGTCGTTCTCGATCCTGATCGAGGCGGTGTTTTTGCGCGGACTGTTCGACGACGGGCTGCCGGCGGCCGCGCATCGGATTCCGACATCGTTGTGGCCGCAGCTTCGGCTTGGCCTCTATCTGTCGTCGTTGCTGGTCTCGGCTGCGCTCGGCCTCCTGCTGGTGATCGCGGGCCTTGTGATCGTTGTGATCGGCGGGGGCGCCGGCGGGCTCGTGATCGCAACCGGGCTCGCGATCCCGGCGGTGCGTTTGCAAAGCATGTTCCGCCGCATCTGCTATCTCGACGGCCGGCTGCCGCGCGCTACGGCGTCATCGCTGACCTACTGCTTGGCGCTGGCCGTCTCGGCCGGGCTGATGATCGCCTTCAAGCTCGCCGGCGCTGCGGCGGCGATGGCGTGCATCGCGATATCGGCGGCGCTCGCAGCCAGCCTTTTGCTTGCCCACACCAGCGAGCTCGCCTGGCCGCAAGCCAGGATCTTCCGCAGCTCGCTGCGGCGGCTGTTCAGGAACGGCCGCTGGTTCGTCGCGAACTCGCTCACCTACTGGATCGGCAGCATCGGGCTGATCCCGGTGTGCGGCCTGCTGATCGGGCTGGAGGCGAGCGCGTCGCTGCGCATCCTGCTCCTGGTGTTCGCGCCGCTCAGCCAGTTCTGCGCGACGATGTTCTCGGTCCGCCTGCCGGAAATCGCGGCCGAGCTGCGCGCGGGCAGGCGCAGCGCAGTCGCCGCCGCCGCGCGCGAAAACGCGCTGCTGCTCGGGTCGATCGCAGTCGCCTATGGTGCGGTGATCGTGTTGCTTGGCCAGCGCATTCTCGCGCTTGTCATCCACGGACAGAGTTACGAGATCGGTGCCGGCAGCCTCGGCCTGATGGCGGCTGCGATGGCGCTCGATGCCGTGTGGCTCGGCCTCGCGCTGCCGCTGTTTGCGACCGGCAAGCCGCAGCGGTTCATGCTGAGCCGGATCGCGGGCCTCGCCGCGCTGTGCTGCGTTCTGCCGTTCGCGGCTCAGGCCTGGCAGGTGACGGGCGCGGTTGCGGCGATGGTCGCCTCCAGCGCAGCGTCGGTGGTCACAGTGGTGCTGACCAATTCGGTGCGGGAGCGGACATGACCGACGACACAGCCGGCCGCGCGCTATCCAAGTTGCATATCGGTGCCTTCAATTGCGGTATCGAGGGCTGGATCAACACCGACATCACCACGCATCTGTGGATCGCGCGGGTACCGTTTGCGGCGAGGGCGCTGCATCTCGCCGGCCTGCTCAGCGATGCCCGCTATGCCGAGCACCGCCAGGGCAAGTTTGCCGGGCTGCGCTACATGGATCTGACAAAACCGCTGCCATTCGCGGACGGCAGTCTCTCGGCGGTGTTCAGCGCCCACGTCTTCGAGCATCTGTTTCCCGATGAGGTCGAGCGGCTGGCGCGCGAGATCGCACGGGTGCTGGCGCCGGGCGGGGTGTGCCGCATTGTCGTTCCGGACATGGAAAGGATCGTCGCGCTCTACGATCCGGTCGCGCCGCAGGCCTTCCTCAAGGGTGTATTCGAGATCGAGCGGCGCTCCGAGGTCGCGTTCGCGCATCACTGGGGTTATACCCGTGCGTCGCTCGCAACACTGTTCCGCGCCGCGGGGTGTTCAGAGACCCATACAAGGGCCTACCGGGAGGGCGTCTGTCCCGATATCGACCGGCTCGACAACCGGCCGGATGAGTCGATCTTCTTCGAGGCGATCAAGTAAGGCAGGAGACTGACATTGCTGGGCGCAATTCAAGCCCGATTTTCCAGTGCAGCGCGCAAGCGGCGCGGCGAATTCCTCGTTCGCACCGTGAACCTGCCGCTGGATGCGAAAATCCTCGATCTCGGCGGCGGGACCGGCCGGCATATTCGCGCGATCCTGCCCCGCCATCGCAACATCACGGTGTGCGACATCTCGGCCGACGACCTCAAGGCCGCGCGCGAGCGTTTTGGCTTCAAGACCGTGCTGCTGCAGGAAACCGAGCGCCTGCCGTTCGACGATCAGGCGTTCGACTTCTGCTTCTGCTCGTCGGTGATCGAGCACGTCACCGGGCCGAAGCAGGAGGTCGTGACGATCGAGGACGGGGCGGCATTCCTGAGTATCGCGCGTCAGCACCAGAACCGCTTTGCCGGCGAAATCTCGCGGGTGGCAAAGTCGTTTTACGTGCAGACGCCGTACCGTTACTTTCCGATCGAG
It includes:
- a CDS encoding polysaccharide transporter, with product MSALTDRLDRVAAQRRVAGAVRGSLRRLRRAGGNVALGLVDQALLSGSAFVLTIVLANVLDVSSFGSFSVAWSFSILIEAVFLRGLFDDGLPAAAHRIPTSLWPQLRLGLYLSSLLVSAALGLLLVIAGLVIVVIGGGAGGLVIATGLAIPAVRLQSMFRRICYLDGRLPRATASSLTYCLALAVSAGLMIAFKLAGAAAAMACIAISAALAASLLLAHTSELAWPQARIFRSSLRRLFRNGRWFVANSLTYWIGSIGLIPVCGLLIGLEASASLRILLLVFAPLSQFCATMFSVRLPEIAAELRAGRRSAVAAAARENALLLGSIAVAYGAVIVLLGQRILALVIHGQSYEIGAGSLGLMAAAMALDAVWLGLALPLFATGKPQRFMLSRIAGLAALCCVLPFAAQAWQVTGAVAAMVASSAASVVTVVLTNSVRERT
- a CDS encoding class I SAM-dependent methyltransferase; the encoded protein is MTDDTAGRALSKLHIGAFNCGIEGWINTDITTHLWIARVPFAARALHLAGLLSDARYAEHRQGKFAGLRYMDLTKPLPFADGSLSAVFSAHVFEHLFPDEVERLAREIARVLAPGGVCRIVVPDMERIVALYDPVAPQAFLKGVFEIERRSEVAFAHHWGYTRASLATLFRAAGCSETHTRAYREGVCPDIDRLDNRPDESIFFEAIK
- a CDS encoding class I SAM-dependent methyltransferase, which codes for MLGAIQARFSSAARKRRGEFLVRTVNLPLDAKILDLGGGTGRHIRAILPRHRNITVCDISADDLKAARERFGFKTVLLQETERLPFDDQAFDFCFCSSVIEHVTGPKQEVVTIEDGAAFLSIARQHQNRFAGEISRVAKSFYVQTPYRYFPIESHTWLPGIVVLLPRRLQIALIGVFNRFWFKRTAPDWHLFDWREMTETFPDATIYRERYLGMTKSLMAVKT